From the genome of Miscanthus floridulus cultivar M001 chromosome 10, ASM1932011v1, whole genome shotgun sequence, one region includes:
- the LOC136490203 gene encoding putative disease resistance protein RGA1, with amino-acid sequence MDKAAVVVAGTGVNDDRTELQLWASAVGLGGKVQLLTAARRRIGSLLSEAEGKEIQNKALELRLREASHQACLSDGLLGELEYYRIQGEVELDELQDDADADADADTTVPHIAGTMIQATNTRLVPHLEITEKDNISCEISEHVKQCSRMIDDIGMALELEKLDRQMLQISQNSRTDAREMSYFSTERKIYGRNGERDLIISKLTSEESNMQNLSVLAIVGNGGVGKTALARMVYKDPAVSEHFDKVLWLYVSVYFNEVKIAHELLELLHGDRYENVTDFNELLNILGYEMKSKRVLLVMDDMWEDSKKEKWDEFLTPLITNGVKGNMIIVTTRKSSVARMTGATHDINLDGLEPEDFWCLFKECAFGDENHIGHRKLQRIGRKIAVKLKGYPLAAKSVGKLLKRKLDDEHWTRVLDNTEWKNQKDDNDIIPALKISYNYLPKHLQKCFSYCSVFPKNHHYDEKRLVHIWIAQGFVPFTDQCTRAEEIGSKYLADLIDWGFFLSEPPRSSLLMHDLVHDLAQIVSSHKSFTIEDFKSARDFQLIRHVSIITESAYYGQFDGTVEPNENFMQEFAKTFCTLPQKNISTLMLFGAHDLSFADTFHHQLNEMRAVRVVKMEVVYPDLNILIPNISGFINLRYLELSSFYRGLKLQLPEAICKLYQLHVLDISSFNATTILPKGLNKLVNLRHFMAREELHAQIASVGRLIFLQELMAFDVRKESDFSIVQLENLNGIRGSISIYNLQNLESQEEASKARLRSKLQLNSLRLSWIDMPKSLSSLNIIEGLEPPTCIKKLQIDGYNGSAPSWLSNSFYLTSLQSLHLEKCKYWSALPPLPQLQELQELHLINMPHITSIPIGRLKILELRNMPRLRRFVETERDQPYKNLEVVELQECYHLMDLPFQLSTPGTLTEHLFPRLQRVQIRDCHRYYNLPPFPLVDTLTDIDIWNAYSDYYILFRLSLTDGSRLCLEMEGEKSNSLQAIDEKILRFSKLKDLQELEIRCYPCVKYLAWEELRKMTSLKRFKVEDCTILFSNCPKLCLPSSVQEMEFDRCDITGKQLSELMLNLPLLQILKVHYCKNITSLAVGMLADEQYCSTEEGLWHIPPSGLVTLEKLQISFSDIIFRTKNGLGGFSSLKEIDTRKCPMLLSSMVSEAESVISNCCSLLPPSILKLNISDMVDRLLPWSKLSSLAELHIFRSPLLEYLDVRSCTALQQLNIEDCYMLQTIRGLQIPTSLTKLKIVTCPKLASLQLDACTSLKTLIVEGCDSLCTLDGSHSLASVKEVSIYKNPVLASVELHSCHALEKLSIRDCPALASWKGFRSLTGILSLKVLNSPGFVPSWQSAAQQIEEEGHEFTMPLKHLDIDDNEFLSMPICRQLTSLQDLTIRGSDKIDILTDNHKAALLLLASLEELILSGFEHLESLPSEIRHFPLLKTLKIRHCPRITSLPEEGMPSSLQEMDIYRCSSELTELCRGMSENETFRIYSNNYEL; translated from the coding sequence actgttccacacattgcCGGCACAATGATCCAAGCTACTAATACTCGTTTGGTACCTCACCTTGAAATAACAGAGAAGGATAATATATCATGTGAGATAAGTGAACACGTCAAACAATGTTCCAGGATGATCGATGATATAGGCATGGCTCTTGAGCTTGAAAAACTGGATCGCCAAATGCTACAAATTTCCCAGAACTCAAGGACGGATGCTCGGGAAATGTCATATTTTTCTACTGAACGCAAAATTTATGGTAGGAATGGAGAGAGGGACTTGATAATAAGCAAATTAACGAGTGAGGAATCCAATATGCAGAATCTTTCCGTCCTCGCAATTGTCGGTAATGGAGGTGTGGGGAAGACAGCCCTAGCTAGAATGGTGTACAAAGATCCAGCAGTGTCGGAGCATTTTGACAAGGTTCTGTGGCTCTATGTTTCTGTTTATTTCAATGAAGTCAAAATTGCACATGAGCTGTTGGAGCTATTGCATGGTGATAGATATGAAAATGTCACTGATTTTAATGAGCTCCTAAACATCCTTGGATATGAGATGAAGTCGAAACGGGTGCTTCTTGTTATGGATGATATGTGGGAGGACAGCAAGAAGGAGAAATGGGATGAGTTCCTAACTCCTCTAATCACCAATGGTGTAAAAGGAAACATGATTATAGTAACAACACGAAAATCGTCTGTAGCCAGAATGACAGGAGCAACTCATGACATTAATCTTGACGGTTTAGAGCCTGAAGATTTTTGGTGTCTGTTCAAGGAATGCGCCTTTGGGGATGAAAACCATATAGGGCACCGGAAATTGCAGAGAATTGGGAGAAAGATAGCTGTGAAGCTGAAGGGTTATCCTTTGGCAGCAAAAAGTGTGGGAAAACTACTAAAGAGGAAACTTGATGATGAACACTGGACTAGAGTTTTGGATAACACTGAATGGAAGAACCAAAAAGATGATAATGATATCATACCAGCACTGAAGATCAGTTACAATTATCTACCAAAACATCTCCAGAAATGCTTTTCTTACTGTTCTGTATTTCCAAAGAACCATCATTATGATGAAAAGCGGTTAGTTCATATCTGGATTGCCCAAGGTTTTGTACCTTTCACTGACCAGTGCACACGAGCAGAGGAAATTGGAAGCAAGTATCTAGCAGACTTGATTGATTGGGGATTTTTCCTTAGTGAACCTCCAAGATCATCTTTACTCATGCATGATCTTGTTCATGATTTAGCACAGATAGTTTCATCTCATAAATCCTTCACCATAGAGGACTTCAAGTCTGCACGTGATTTCCAGCTTATTCGTCATGTCAGTATAATCACCGAGTCGGCATACTATGGGCAGTTTGATGGCACCGTCGAACCTAACGAGAACTTCATGCAAGAGTTTGCCAAGACCTTCTGCACATTACCACAAAAGAACATAAGTACGTTGATGCTATTTGGTGCACATGATTTGAGCTTTGCTGATACATTCCATCACCAACTCAATGAGATGAGAGCGGTCCGAGTGGTGAAGATGGAAGTGGTGTATCCTGATCTGAATATCTTGATACCCAATATCTCAGGATTTATCAATCTTCGCTATCTCGAGCTTAGCTCCTTCTACAGAGGCCTTAAACTGCAACTGCCGGAGGCTATATGTAAACTTTACCAGTTACATGTCCTAGATATAAGTAGCTTCAATGCCACCACAATTCTACCAAAAGGCCTGAACAAACTTGTCAACCTTCGACATTTTATGGCCAGAGAGGAGCTGCATGCACAGATAGCCAGTGTAGGAAGATTGATTTTCCTTCAAGAGCTTATGGCATTTGATGTCAGGAAAGAGAGTGATTTTAGCATCGTGCAACTGGAAAATTTGAATGGAATTAGAGGATCAATTAGCATCTACAATCTTCAGAATTTGGAAAGCCAAGAAGAGGCCAGCAAGGCTAGGCTCCGTTCCAAACTACAGCTAAATAGCTTGCGGTTGTCATGGATTGATATGCCGAAATCCTTGAGCAGTCTTAACATAATAGAGGGCCTTGAACCACCCACATGCATTAAGAAACTACAGATAGATGGATACAATGGTTCTGCTCCATCATGGCTGAGTAACAGCTTCTATCTTACTTCCTTGCAGTCTCTACATCTTGAAAAATGCAAGTACTGGTCTGCACTTCCACCTCTCCCACAGTTGCAAGAACTCCAAGAACTGCACCTGATTAACATGCCTCACATCACCAGCATACCAATTGGTCGTTTGAAGATTCTAGAACTGCGTAACATGCCGAGACTGCGACGATTTGTCGAGACGGAAAGAGACCAGCCGTACAAGAACCTAGAAGTCGTTGAATTGCAAGAATGCTATCATCTAATGGATTTGCCGTTTCAGCTGAGCACTCCTGGCACACTGACTGAGCACCTATTCCCTCGCCTTCAAAGGGTTCAGATACGTGACTGTCATCGCTACTATAATTTGCCTCCTTTTCCCCTAGTGGATACTTTAACTGATATAGATATATGGAATGCATATTCAGACTACTATATATTATTTCGACTTAGCCTCACAGATGGAAGTAGGCTATGCTTGGAGATGGAGGGAGAGAAATCTAACAGTTTGCAAGCCATAGATGAAAAAATATTGAGATTCAGCAAACTGAAGGACTTGCAAGAACTAGAAATTAGATGCTATCCATGTGTGAAATACCTGGCATGGGAGGAACTCCGGAAAATGACATCATTGAAAAGATTTAAAGTGGAAGATTGCACTATTCTATTTTCAAACTGCCCGAAACTCTGTCTGCCATCTTCAGTTCAAGAGATGGAGTTTGATCGATGCGATATTACAGGGAAACAGCTCTCCGAACTGATGTTAAACCTGCCGTTGCTTCAAATTCTGAAGGTACATTACTGCAAAAACATAACATCGTTAGCCGTCGGAATGCTTGCTGATGAACAGTACTGCTCAACGGAGGAAGGTTTGTGGCACATCCCTCCAAGTGGTTTGGTGACTCTGGAGAAGTTACAGATATCTTTTTCAGACATCATTTTTCGTACCAAGAATGGCCTTGGAGGTTTCAGCTCCCTTAAGGAAATTGATACGAGGAAATGCCCTATGCTTCTATCTTCCATGGTCTCAGAAGCAGAATCTGTGATATCAAATTGTTGTAGCCTCCTACCACCATCCATTTTAAAGCTTAACATCAGTGACATGGTTGATAGGCTTTTGCCATGGTCAAAGCTCTCTTCCCTAGCTGAATTACATATTTTCCGAAGTCCACTTCTGGAATATCTAGATGTGCGTTCTTGCACAGCATTACAACAGCTCAACATCGAAGATTGCTACATGTTGCAAACAATCAGAGGTTTACAGATCCCCACCTCCCTTACTAAATTGAAGATAGTAACTTGCCCAAAACTAGCATCACTACAACTGGACGCGTGCACATCATTGAAGACTTTGATTGTCGAGGGTTGTGATTCATTGTGCACACTGGATGGTTCACATTCCCTTGCATCCGTGAAAGAAGTGAGTATATACAAAAATCCAGTTTTAGCATCCGTTGAACTGCATTCTTGCCATGCATTGGAGAAGCTCAGCATCAGAGACTGCCCTGCACTGGCATCATGGAAGGGTTTCAGATCCCTCACTGGTATCTTGTCCTTGAAAGTTCTCAATTCCCCAGGATTTGTACCATCTTGGCAATCAGCAGCACAACAAATCGAGGAAGAGGGTCATGAATTCACAATGCCATTGAAACATCTGGACATCGATGACAACGAGTTTCTCTCAATGCCAATATGCAGGCAGCTAACATCTCTGCAGGACCTAACCATTCGTGGATCCGATAAAATAGACATCTTGACCGACAATCACAAGGCCGCACTGCTACTGCTTGCATCTTTGGAGGAGCTGATCTTGTCTGGCTTTGAGCATCTGGAGTCATTGCCCTCAGAGATTCGTCACTTTCCATTGTTGAAAACATTGAAGATCCGGCATTGTCCACGTATAACCTCACTACCGGAGGAAGGCATGCCATCTTCGCTACAGGAAATGGACATATATCGGTGCAGCAGTGAGCTAACTGAACTATGCAGGGGTATGAGTGAAAATGAAACTTTCCGTATATATAGTAATAATTATGAATTATAG